Genomic window (Nomia melanderi isolate GNS246 chromosome 14, iyNomMela1, whole genome shotgun sequence):
tttggttccttttttctttattttttcttttttcttttttttttgtttctgttagTTTTCGAACGAACCACATTTCAGCAATCTTTCTTTCATTAAAAGAGAGAAAACCTCTAACTAGCGGTGGGTGGTCGGCGACAAGACATTTACCGGGGTATTGTATACACATGAGTAGTGAGGGGGTGTTACGGGCTGGGGTCGATACTTGCTGGGTCTAACGGGGTTTGGTGGTCCAACAATATTAGTCACAAGACACGAGGGCGTAGTGAAACAACTATGAAAGTGACAGGGGGTAGTAGcgataataaatttatgaagGAAAGAGAGTGTATCCTGCCTGACGGCATCGGACAAACGTACCTTCGCCGTTTCTGTACTCCAAGGTGTCGCAGTCGCTCGGCTGTTTCTTGTTGCACTCGTCCGAGGCCCTGCTGCATCGAAATCATAACATCGCATCAATCGAATCCAACCACACGCGGTGTATCTATTACGCGCTGATAGAAATTTGCCACTTGGGACTTCGAACAGACAGACAGAGTCTTTAGTTGTGTCTTTTCTTCGTGATATCGACTAATTAAACACCAGTGCCAAAAAATGATAAGACATGCCTCTTTGCACATCCAATTTATACCAAAGCTTTCAGATACTTTCTTTCTATCAACGCGTAATAAGAAACGAAATATCAGCCGCTCGAGGGTGGCCGATTGCATACCTTCTCAATATCAGAACGGTCATGATGATAATGATCACTAGCAGAACGACCACTGCCACGATAGCGCCGGCTATGATCCTCACTTGCATGTTGTCGTCCTCACCGACGTAATCTAAAACGAAAACGAACGTTCGCGTTCGAGAATCGCGTTCAAAGATCCCACTTACACGTCGCGGAAATAGCCAAGACAATTACCTAGACCCATCGCGTGCGGCGTTTTCTTGTACACCACCGGAGTATATTCGCCCCAGCCACGCGTCGTCTTCGCTCGAACCTGGATCGCGTAGTCCGTGGATGGTTTTAGGCCTTTGAACGTCGCGGAAAGGTCCGAGGTTTGGATGACGGTGGCGTTGGTAGCGTCGTCGTAACGTGGATAACACCTCACTGGAACAAATATCGAAAAACATTACAAGATCATTCCCATATCGAAGTTCTAAATACTCCACGTTATTTTCGAATCGCTCCTTTCGCTGAATCTTTCAGCAACTCGATAACCAATCGCATCTCACCTTCGTATCGCTCTACCAGATCGCTGTCCCCACCGATCTCGGTTATCGGAGCGTCCCAGCTGATGCTCAACTCGGAACTCTTAACGCTGGTGATGCGCACGTTGCTGACTAAGCTAGGCACGCTAGCCTCAGTAGTCACGGTGATGTCCACGTACTCAGATTTCCCTGCCAACGCCGACGCACCGTTCTCGGCGAACACTTGGAACCGATAGGTCGTCACCGCGTTTAGGCCCGTTATCGTGATCTTCGTGTCGTTGAAGACCTCCTGCTTATCCAGCGGAAACCAGAATTGTCCGATCGTCATCGATATACAATAGCAAAGACAAAGATACCGTATCGAGAATGAAACTTACGGTGCTGGGAATGTACTTGACACCCATGCTACAGGCATCGCAAACCACCCTGTAGGTAGTATCCGTCCTACCACCGAGCTGGTGAGGCGCGTTCCACGAGAGGATGACGGTGGATTGGTCGACGAAATTCACCGTCAAATTCTGCGGCGCCGACGGTGGTTCTGCAAAGGCAAACGATTAAACGGTACGGTCCCTGACGATGCCGGCAGCAGAAGAGGATCATCCACTCACGTGTACAGGGCATATTCTTGGGGTCCTTCTCCGCTCTGTAGTAGCCGGGATCGCATCGGCATTCCGTGAATCCGTAATCGGAGGACTTGCTGTGCGTTGGGCAGAGTTCGCAGCTGTGCGATCCCGCCTCGTACTTGAATTTACCGATCGGGCATTTCGTGCATTCCTGTTTCTCGACGTCCGCGTGGTAGCCGGGCTTGCAGTGGCAGGCGCCGGTCGGCAGGTACCATTTTCCGTCTCCCTTGCAGAGGAAAGTGGGCTGCTCGACGACCATAGCGTTGTCCACGCAGGTGCCGTTCGTCTGCTCGATCAGCGCGACCTCCTGGCCAGTCGGCGTCGCCGGGAAGTGCGCGAAGTTCACCGAAATCTCCGGGCAGCTGATATAATAGACCTTGATCGCTAGAATCGAGATACAAGCGCCCTGATCGCGGAACGCGAAGTACACGCCCTTCTTCGTCACCGGGACCGACTTCACCTCCGTGTTTATCACGACTTCGGTGTTCGTGTTGAACCTCCCCTCGCCAGCGGCGATGCGTCCTGCGAATCAAGGGGAACGTTTTGTCTTCTTTGGCTTCTTTCACTCCCGAGGAGAAAGTTTTTCCCAGCGGGAAAGCGGGGATAAAGTTTGCCGGGGCTTACCGATCAACTTGTAACTGTCGGTCTTCCATGGCGGCGGCTCCTTGGTGGCGGCGTCGAACTCGTAGTAGAGCAGACTGAAAGTTTCCTTGCAGCTGCGCGCGGTTCCCGGGAACAGCGAGCAGTCACGGATCGTGAATTTGATTTCTACGTACATGCGGTTCGCCGGACCCCTCTCGATGAACGGCGTCCACAGCCAATTGTTCACGTTGTTGTGCGCGACGTCGCAGACAACGTAGCTCCGCCAATTGATGCCCCTGTCGAAGTTCGTGAACGACTCTTCCACCCACTGCAATCAAGCCAGAACACACGGGACGATCTTAATTTCGTGATGCTCGATAGCCACTCGTCTAAAGAGCGCGAGGTCGCGGGGCGCGGGACATTTTCTCGCCCGTCAGCCCCCGGATTTATCCTACGCGCGCGCCGAATCAACCGCGATAAGATAAACGGAGTTTAAATAACGCGAGGACCCCGCGACTCAGGGGATCCCCGGCCGCGACCCTCGGAGAACCGGCGTTCGCTGTTTGCGTTCGGATTACGCGAGATTCCACCGCGTCAGCATCTACGAAATCAGCTTTTCTCGAACCCCTCGTCGCGAGTTGCTCTCTCCCTCTAGCTCCTCATCCTCCTCCgtctcctccacctcctcctcctcctcctctttctccgaCTAGTTCTTCCGCTCCACGCTTCAAGGTCTTCCTATTGATTTCAGCTACCCTGGCCCTTTTGATGATATTTACAGAAACAACGAAGACGGATTACCGTCTCCGGATTTCGAAGTTCCAAGGAATTCCGTCGGGGAGTCAGGCGACTAGAAGGATTTGTTCGAGCGAGAAGGGGTGGACAACGGATAGAGACTACGATTTTCGATCTCTATCAGTTCGATCGCTAGACCGGGACGTCCGAGCTGTATATGCGTCGAGgatgaagagagaaaaagagagagagagagagagagagagagagagagagagagagagagagagagagagagagagagagagagagagagagagagagagagaaagagagagagagagaggaacggaGGGGCCGCGCGTCCGTGGTCCGTGTCCGA
Coding sequences:
- the Eph gene encoding eph receptor tyrosine kinase isoform X2; protein product: MAPFNMAGVAGLLATCAAAAASAAHLLPLLLLLICPRGTHAEQVVLLDTTQEEKLEWTKYPFGAQANTPGWVEESFTNFDRGINWRSYVVCDVAHNNVNNWLWTPFIERGPANRMYVEIKFTIRDCSLFPGTARSCKETFSLLYYEFDAATKEPPPWKTDSYKLIGRIAAGEGRFNTNTEVVINTEVKSVPVTKKGVYFAFRDQGACISILAIKVYYISCPEISVNFAHFPATPTGQEVALIEQTNGTCVDNAMVVEQPTFLCKGDGKWYLPTGACHCKPGYHADVEKQECTKCPIGKFKYEAGSHSCELCPTHSKSSDYGFTECRCDPGYYRAEKDPKNMPCTQPPSAPQNLTVNFVDQSTVILSWNAPHQLGGRTDTTYRVVCDACSMGVKYIPSTEVFNDTKITITGLNAVTTYRFQVFAENGASALAGKSEYVDITVTTEASVPSLVSNVRITSVKSSELSISWDAPITEIGGDSDLVERYEVRCYPRYDDATNATVIQTSDLSATFKGLKPSTDYAIQVRAKTTRGWGEYTPVVYKKTPHAMGLDYVGEDDNMQVRIIAGAIVAVVVLLVIIIIMTVLILRSRASDECNKKQPSDCDTLEYRNGEGLVVTYMTTPLFTPAVGVAAAGAGGAGGAGARSYVDPHTYEDPNQAVREFAREIDAGYITIEAIIGGGEFGDVCRGKLKLPPDGRTEIDVAIKTLKPGSADKARNDFLTEASIMGQFEHPNVIFLQGVVTKSNPVMIITEFMENGSLDTFLRANDGKFQVLQLVGMLRGIASGMQYLAEMNYVHRDLAARNVLVNAALVCKIADFGLSREIESATEGAYTTRGGKIPVRWTAPEAIAFRKFTSASDVWSMGIVCWEVMSYGERPYWNWSNQDVIKSIEKGYRLPAPMDCPEAIYQLMLDCWQKERTHRPTFANLTQTLDKLIRSPETLRKIAQNSVRPPAHNPYYVTSHAAAAQVAAAAAVIPAAAATGQFVDVVGHQAHQAQSTIAVPVMPPGAGRSLHYHTHATTHALPQQPPLTYPNWVPFTHFG
- the Eph gene encoding eph receptor tyrosine kinase isoform X11, which produces MAPFNMAGVAGLLATCAAAAASAAHLLPLLLLLICPRGTHAEQVVLLDTTQEEKLEWTKYPFGAQANTPGWVEESFTNFDRGINWRSYVVCDVAHNNVNNWLWTPFIERGPANRMYVEIKFTIRDCSLFPGTARSCKETFSLLYYEFDAATKEPPPWKTDSYKLIGRIAAGEGRFNTNTEVVINTEVKSVPVTKKGVYFAFRDQGACISILAIKVYYISCPEISVNFAHFPATPTGQEVALIEQTNGTCVDNAMVVEQPTFLCKGDGKWYLPTGACHCKPGYHADVEKQECTKCPIGKFKYEAGSHSCELCPTHSKSSDYGFTECRCDPGYYRAEKDPKNMPCTQPPSAPQNLTVNFVDQSTVILSWNAPHQLGGRTDTTYRVVCDACSMGVKYIPSTQEVFNDTKITITGLNAVTTYRFQVFAENGASALAGKSEYVDITVTTEASVPSLVSNVRITSVKSSELSISWDAPITEIGGDSDLVERYEVRCYPRYDDATNATVIQTSDLSATFKGLKPSTDYAIQVRAKTTRGWGEYTPVVYKKTPHAMGLDYVGEDDNMQVRIIAGAIVAVVVLLVIIIIMTVLILRRASDECNKKQPSDCDTLEYRNGEVGVAAAGAGGAGGAGARSYVDPHTYEDPNQAVREFAREIDAGYITIEAIIGGGEFGDVCRGKLKLPPDGRTEIDVAIKTLKPGSADKARNDFLTEASIMGQFEHPNVIFLQGVVTKSNPVMIITEFMENGSLDTFLRANDGKFQVLQLVGMLRGIASGMQYLAEMNYVHRDLAARNVLVNAALVCKIADFGLSREIESATEGAYTTRGGKIPVRWTAPEAIAFRKFTSASDVWSMGIVCWEVMSYGERPYWNWSNQDVIKSIEKGYRLPAPMDCPEAIYQLMLDCWQKERTHRPTFANLTQTLDKLIRSPETLRKIAQNSVRPPAHNPYYVTSHAAAAQVAAAAAVIPAAAATGQFVDVVGHQAHQAQSTIAVPVMPPGAGRSLHYHTHATTHALPQQPPLTYPNWVPFTHFG
- the Eph gene encoding eph receptor tyrosine kinase isoform X7; the protein is MAPFNMAGVAGLLATCAAAAASAAHLLPLLLLLICPRGTHAEQVVLLDTTQEEKLEWTKYPFGAQANTPGWVEESFTNFDRGINWRSYVVCDVAHNNVNNWLWTPFIERGPANRMYVEIKFTIRDCSLFPGTARSCKETFSLLYYEFDAATKEPPPWKTDSYKLIGRIAAGEGRFNTNTEVVINTEVKSVPVTKKGVYFAFRDQGACISILAIKVYYISCPEISVNFAHFPATPTGQEVALIEQTNGTCVDNAMVVEQPTFLCKGDGKWYLPTGACHCKPGYHADVEKQECTKCPIGKFKYEAGSHSCELCPTHSKSSDYGFTECRCDPGYYRAEKDPKNMPCTQPPSAPQNLTVNFVDQSTVILSWNAPHQLGGRTDTTYRVVCDACSMGVKYIPSTQEVFNDTKITITGLNAVTTYRFQVFAENGASALAGKSEYVDITVTTEASVPSLVSNVRITSVKSSELSISWDAPITEIGGDSDLVERYEVRCYPRYDDATNATVIQTSDLSATFKGLKPSTDYAIQVRAKTTRGWGEYTPVVYKKTPHAMGLDYVGEDDNMQVRIIAGAIVAVVVLLVIIIIMTVLILRRASDECNKKQPSDCDTLEYRNGEVTTPLFTPAVGVAAAGAGGAGGAGARSYVDPHTYEDPNQAVREFAREIDAGYITIEAIIGGGEFGDVCRGKLKLPPDGRTEIDVAIKTLKPGSADKARNDFLTEASIMGQFEHPNVIFLQGVVTKSNPVMIITEFMENGSLDTFLRANDGKFQVLQLVGMLRGIASGMQYLAEMNYVHRDLAARNVLVNAALVCKIADFGLSREIESATEGAYTTRGGKIPVRWTAPEAIAFRKFTSASDVWSMGIVCWEVMSYGERPYWNWSNQDVIKSIEKGYRLPAPMDCPEAIYQLMLDCWQKERTHRPTFANLTQTLDKLIRSPETLRKIAQNSVRPPAHNPYYVTSHAAAAQVAAAAAVIPAAAATGQFVDVVGHQAHQAQSTIAVPVMPPGAGRSLHYHTHATTHALPQQPPLTYPNWVPFTHFG
- the Eph gene encoding eph receptor tyrosine kinase isoform X8 — its product is MAPFNMAGVAGLLATCAAAAASAAHLLPLLLLLICPRGTHAEQVVLLDTTQEEKLEWTKYPFGAQANTPGWVEESFTNFDRGINWRSYVVCDVAHNNVNNWLWTPFIERGPANRMYVEIKFTIRDCSLFPGTARSCKETFSLLYYEFDAATKEPPPWKTDSYKLIGRIAAGEGRFNTNTEVVINTEVKSVPVTKKGVYFAFRDQGACISILAIKVYYISCPEISVNFAHFPATPTGQEVALIEQTNGTCVDNAMVVEQPTFLCKGDGKWYLPTGACHCKPGYHADVEKQECTKCPIGKFKYEAGSHSCELCPTHSKSSDYGFTECRCDPGYYRAEKDPKNMPCTQPPSAPQNLTVNFVDQSTVILSWNAPHQLGGRTDTTYRVVCDACSMGVKYIPSTQEVFNDTKITITGLNAVTTYRFQVFAENGASALAGKSEYVDITVTTEASVPSLVSNVRITSVKSSELSISWDAPITEIGGDSDLVERYEVRCYPRYDDATNATVIQTSDLSATFKGLKPSTDYAIQVRAKTTRGWGEYTPVVYKKTPHAMGLDYVGEDDNMQVRIIAGAIVAVVVLLVIIIIMTVLILRRASDECNKKQPSDCDTLEYRNGEGLVVTYMGVAAAGAGGAGGAGARSYVDPHTYEDPNQAVREFAREIDAGYITIEAIIGGGEFGDVCRGKLKLPPDGRTEIDVAIKTLKPGSADKARNDFLTEASIMGQFEHPNVIFLQGVVTKSNPVMIITEFMENGSLDTFLRANDGKFQVLQLVGMLRGIASGMQYLAEMNYVHRDLAARNVLVNAALVCKIADFGLSREIESATEGAYTTRGGKIPVRWTAPEAIAFRKFTSASDVWSMGIVCWEVMSYGERPYWNWSNQDVIKSIEKGYRLPAPMDCPEAIYQLMLDCWQKERTHRPTFANLTQTLDKLIRSPETLRKIAQNSVRPPAHNPYYVTSHAAAAQVAAAAAVIPAAAATGQFVDVVGHQAHQAQSTIAVPVMPPGAGRSLHYHTHATTHALPQQPPLTYPNWVPFTHFG
- the Eph gene encoding eph receptor tyrosine kinase isoform X3, with the translated sequence MAPFNMAGVAGLLATCAAAAASAAHLLPLLLLLICPRGTHAEQVVLLDTTQEEKLEWTKYPFGAQANTPGWVEESFTNFDRGINWRSYVVCDVAHNNVNNWLWTPFIERGPANRMYVEIKFTIRDCSLFPGTARSCKETFSLLYYEFDAATKEPPPWKTDSYKLIGRIAAGEGRFNTNTEVVINTEVKSVPVTKKGVYFAFRDQGACISILAIKVYYISCPEISVNFAHFPATPTGQEVALIEQTNGTCVDNAMVVEQPTFLCKGDGKWYLPTGACHCKPGYHADVEKQECTKCPIGKFKYEAGSHSCELCPTHSKSSDYGFTECRCDPGYYRAEKDPKNMPCTQPPSAPQNLTVNFVDQSTVILSWNAPHQLGGRTDTTYRVVCDACSMGVKYIPSTQEVFNDTKITITGLNAVTTYRFQVFAENGASALAGKSEYVDITVTTEASVPSLVSNVRITSVKSSELSISWDAPITEIGGDSDLVERYEVRCYPRYDDATNATVIQTSDLSATFKGLKPSTDYAIQVRAKTTRGWGEYTPVVYKKTPHAMGLDYVGEDDNMQVRIIAGAIVAVVVLLVIIIIMTVLILRRASDECNKKQPSDCDTLEYRNGEGLVVTYMTTPLFTPAVGVAAAGAGGAGGAGARSYVDPHTYEDPNQAVREFAREIDAGYITIEAIIGGGEFGDVCRGKLKLPPDGRTEIDVAIKTLKPGSADKARNDFLTEASIMGQFEHPNVIFLQGVVTKSNPVMIITEFMENGSLDTFLRANDGKFQVLQLVGMLRGIASGMQYLAEMNYVHRDLAARNVLVNAALVCKIADFGLSREIESATEGAYTTRGGKIPVRWTAPEAIAFRKFTSASDVWSMGIVCWEVMSYGERPYWNWSNQDVIKSIEKGYRLPAPMDCPEAIYQLMLDCWQKERTHRPTFANLTQTLDKLIRSPETLRKIAQNSVRPPAHNPYYVTSHAAAAQVAAAAAVIPAAAATGQFVDVVGHQAHQAQSTIAVPVMPPGAGRSLHYHTHATTHALPQQPPLTYPNWVPFTHFG
- the Eph gene encoding eph receptor tyrosine kinase isoform X9, with amino-acid sequence MAPFNMAGVAGLLATCAAAAASAAHLLPLLLLLICPRGTHAEQVVLLDTTQEEKLEWTKYPFGAQANTPGWVEESFTNFDRGINWRSYVVCDVAHNNVNNWLWTPFIERGPANRMYVEIKFTIRDCSLFPGTARSCKETFSLLYYEFDAATKEPPPWKTDSYKLIGRIAAGEGRFNTNTEVVINTEVKSVPVTKKGVYFAFRDQGACISILAIKVYYISCPEISVNFAHFPATPTGQEVALIEQTNGTCVDNAMVVEQPTFLCKGDGKWYLPTGACHCKPGYHADVEKQECTKCPIGKFKYEAGSHSCELCPTHSKSSDYGFTECRCDPGYYRAEKDPKNMPCTQPPSAPQNLTVNFVDQSTVILSWNAPHQLGGRTDTTYRVVCDACSMGVKYIPSTEVFNDTKITITGLNAVTTYRFQVFAENGASALAGKSEYVDITVTTEASVPSLVSNVRITSVKSSELSISWDAPITEIGGDSDLVERYEVRCYPRYDDATNATVIQTSDLSATFKGLKPSTDYAIQVRAKTTRGWGEYTPVVYKKTPHAMGLDYVGEDDNMQVRIIAGAIVAVVVLLVIIIIMTVLILRRASDECNKKQPSDCDTLEYRNGEVTTPLFTPAVGVAAAGAGGAGGAGARSYVDPHTYEDPNQAVREFAREIDAGYITIEAIIGGGEFGDVCRGKLKLPPDGRTEIDVAIKTLKPGSADKARNDFLTEASIMGQFEHPNVIFLQGVVTKSNPVMIITEFMENGSLDTFLRANDGKFQVLQLVGMLRGIASGMQYLAEMNYVHRDLAARNVLVNAALVCKIADFGLSREIESATEGAYTTRGGKIPVRWTAPEAIAFRKFTSASDVWSMGIVCWEVMSYGERPYWNWSNQDVIKSIEKGYRLPAPMDCPEAIYQLMLDCWQKERTHRPTFANLTQTLDKLIRSPETLRKIAQNRGTNPLAPDAVDLTQLTSVSEWLASIKMSRYADSFERSGVTTLEAAARVTVQELTALGVTLVGHQKKIMNSVTALRAQMSATSQGFLV
- the Eph gene encoding eph receptor tyrosine kinase isoform X4 produces the protein MAPFNMAGVAGLLATCAAAAASAAHLLPLLLLLICPRGTHAEQVVLLDTTQEEKLEWTKYPFGAQANTPGWVEESFTNFDRGINWRSYVVCDVAHNNVNNWLWTPFIERGPANRMYVEIKFTIRDCSLFPGTARSCKETFSLLYYEFDAATKEPPPWKTDSYKLIGRIAAGEGRFNTNTEVVINTEVKSVPVTKKGVYFAFRDQGACISILAIKVYYISCPEISVNFAHFPATPTGQEVALIEQTNGTCVDNAMVVEQPTFLCKGDGKWYLPTGACHCKPGYHADVEKQECTKCPIGKFKYEAGSHSCELCPTHSKSSDYGFTECRCDPGYYRAEKDPKNMPCTQPPSAPQNLTVNFVDQSTVILSWNAPHQLGGRTDTTYRVVCDACSMGVKYIPSTQEVFNDTKITITGLNAVTTYRFQVFAENGASALAGKSEYVDITVTTEASVPSLVSNVRITSVKSSELSISWDAPITEIGGDSDLVERYEVRCYPRYDDATNATVIQTSDLSATFKGLKPSTDYAIQVRAKTTRGWGEYTPVVYKKTPHAMGLDYVGEDDNMQVRIIAGAIVAVVVLLVIIIIMTVLILRSRASDECNKKQPSDCDTLEYRNGEGLVVTYMTTPLFTPAVGVAAAGAGGAGGAGARSYVDPHTYEDPNQAVREFAREIDAGYITIEAIIGGGEFGDVCRGKLKLPPDGRTEIDVAIKTLKPGSADKARNDFLTEASIMGQFEHPNVIFLQGVVTKSNPVMIITEFMENGSLDTFLRANDGKFQVLQLVGMLRGIASGMQYLAEMNYVHRDLAARNVLVNAALVCKIADFGLSREIESATEGAYTTRGGKIPVRWTAPEAIAFRKFTSASDVWSMGIVCWEVMSYGERPYWNWSNQDVIKSIEKGYRLPAPMDCPEAIYQLMLDCWQKERTHRPTFANLTQTLDKLIRSPETLRKIAQNRGTNPLAPDAVDLTQLTSVSEWLASIKMSRYADSFERSGVTTLEAAARVTVQELTALGVTLVGHQKKIMNSVTALRAQMSATSQGFLV
- the Eph gene encoding eph receptor tyrosine kinase isoform X5, whose amino-acid sequence is MAPFNMAGVAGLLATCAAAAASAAHLLPLLLLLICPRGTHAEQVVLLDTTQEEKLEWTKYPFGAQANTPGWVEESFTNFDRGINWRSYVVCDVAHNNVNNWLWTPFIERGPANRMYVEIKFTIRDCSLFPGTARSCKETFSLLYYEFDAATKEPPPWKTDSYKLIGRIAAGEGRFNTNTEVVINTEVKSVPVTKKGVYFAFRDQGACISILAIKVYYISCPEISVNFAHFPATPTGQEVALIEQTNGTCVDNAMVVEQPTFLCKGDGKWYLPTGACHCKPGYHADVEKQECTKCPIGKFKYEAGSHSCELCPTHSKSSDYGFTECRCDPGYYRAEKDPKNMPCTQPPSAPQNLTVNFVDQSTVILSWNAPHQLGGRTDTTYRVVCDACSMGVKYIPSTQEVFNDTKITITGLNAVTTYRFQVFAENGASALAGKSEYVDITVTTEASVPSLVSNVRITSVKSSELSISWDAPITEIGGDSDLVERYEVRCYPRYDDATNATVIQTSDLSATFKGLKPSTDYAIQVRAKTTRGWGEYTPVVYKKTPHAMGLDYVGEDDNMQVRIIAGAIVAVVVLLVIIIIMTVLILRSRASDECNKKQPSDCDTLEYRNGEVTTPLFTPAVGVAAAGAGGAGGAGARSYVDPHTYEDPNQAVREFAREIDAGYITIEAIIGGGEFGDVCRGKLKLPPDGRTEIDVAIKTLKPGSADKARNDFLTEASIMGQFEHPNVIFLQGVVTKSNPVMIITEFMENGSLDTFLRANDGKFQVLQLVGMLRGIASGMQYLAEMNYVHRDLAARNVLVNAALVCKIADFGLSREIESATEGAYTTRGGKIPVRWTAPEAIAFRKFTSASDVWSMGIVCWEVMSYGERPYWNWSNQDVIKSIEKGYRLPAPMDCPEAIYQLMLDCWQKERTHRPTFANLTQTLDKLIRSPETLRKIAQNSVRPPAHNPYYVTSHAAAAQVAAAAAVIPAAAATGQFVDVVGHQAHQAQSTIAVPVMPPGAGRSLHYHTHATTHALPQQPPLTYPNWVPFTHFG
- the Eph gene encoding eph receptor tyrosine kinase isoform X1, whose amino-acid sequence is MAPFNMAGVAGLLATCAAAAASAAHLLPLLLLLICPRGTHAEQVVLLDTTQEEKLEWTKYPFGAQANTPGWVEESFTNFDRGINWRSYVVCDVAHNNVNNWLWTPFIERGPANRMYVEIKFTIRDCSLFPGTARSCKETFSLLYYEFDAATKEPPPWKTDSYKLIGRIAAGEGRFNTNTEVVINTEVKSVPVTKKGVYFAFRDQGACISILAIKVYYISCPEISVNFAHFPATPTGQEVALIEQTNGTCVDNAMVVEQPTFLCKGDGKWYLPTGACHCKPGYHADVEKQECTKCPIGKFKYEAGSHSCELCPTHSKSSDYGFTECRCDPGYYRAEKDPKNMPCTQPPSAPQNLTVNFVDQSTVILSWNAPHQLGGRTDTTYRVVCDACSMGVKYIPSTQEVFNDTKITITGLNAVTTYRFQVFAENGASALAGKSEYVDITVTTEASVPSLVSNVRITSVKSSELSISWDAPITEIGGDSDLVERYEVRCYPRYDDATNATVIQTSDLSATFKGLKPSTDYAIQVRAKTTRGWGEYTPVVYKKTPHAMGLDYVGEDDNMQVRIIAGAIVAVVVLLVIIIIMTVLILRSRASDECNKKQPSDCDTLEYRNGEGLVVTYMTTPLFTPAVGVAAAGAGGAGGAGARSYVDPHTYEDPNQAVREFAREIDAGYITIEAIIGGGEFGDVCRGKLKLPPDGRTEIDVAIKTLKPGSADKARNDFLTEASIMGQFEHPNVIFLQGVVTKSNPVMIITEFMENGSLDTFLRANDGKFQVLQLVGMLRGIASGMQYLAEMNYVHRDLAARNVLVNAALVCKIADFGLSREIESATEGAYTTRGGKIPVRWTAPEAIAFRKFTSASDVWSMGIVCWEVMSYGERPYWNWSNQDVIKSIEKGYRLPAPMDCPEAIYQLMLDCWQKERTHRPTFANLTQTLDKLIRSPETLRKIAQNSVRPPAHNPYYVTSHAAAAQVAAAAAVIPAAAATGQFVDVVGHQAHQAQSTIAVPVMPPGAGRSLHYHTHATTHALPQQPPLTYPNWVPFTHFG
- the Eph gene encoding eph receptor tyrosine kinase isoform X10; this encodes MAPFNMAGVAGLLATCAAAAASAAHLLPLLLLLICPRGTHAEQVVLLDTTQEEKLEWTKYPFGAQANTPGWVEESFTNFDRGINWRSYVVCDVAHNNVNNWLWTPFIERGPANRMYVEIKFTIRDCSLFPGTARSCKETFSLLYYEFDAATKEPPPWKTDSYKLIGRIAAGEGRFNTNTEVVINTEVKSVPVTKKGVYFAFRDQGACISILAIKVYYISCPEISVNFAHFPATPTGQEVALIEQTNGTCVDNAMVVEQPTFLCKGDGKWYLPTGACHCKPGYHADVEKQECTKCPIGKFKYEAGSHSCELCPTHSKSSDYGFTECRCDPGYYRAEKDPKNMPCTQPPSAPQNLTVNFVDQSTVILSWNAPHQLGGRTDTTYRVVCDACSMGVKYIPSTQEVFNDTKITITGLNAVTTYRFQVFAENGASALAGKSEYVDITVTTEASVPSLVSNVRITSVKSSELSISWDAPITEIGGDSDLVERYEVRCYPRYDDATNATVIQTSDLSATFKGLKPSTDYAIQVRAKTTRGWGEYTPVVYKKTPHAMGLDYVGEDDNMQVRIIAGAIVAVVVLLVIIIIMTVLILRSRASDECNKKQPSDCDTLEYRNGEVGVAAAGAGGAGGAGARSYVDPHTYEDPNQAVREFAREIDAGYITIEAIIGGGEFGDVCRGKLKLPPDGRTEIDVAIKTLKPGSADKARNDFLTEASIMGQFEHPNVIFLQGVVTKSNPVMIITEFMENGSLDTFLRANDGKFQVLQLVGMLRGIASGMQYLAEMNYVHRDLAARNVLVNAALVCKIADFGLSREIESATEGAYTTRGGKIPVRWTAPEAIAFRKFTSASDVWSMGIVCWEVMSYGERPYWNWSNQDVIKSIEKGYRLPAPMDCPEAIYQLMLDCWQKERTHRPTFANLTQTLDKLIRSPETLRKIAQNSVRPPAHNPYYVTSHAAAAQVAAAAAVIPAAAATGQFVDVVGHQAHQAQSTIAVPVMPPGAGRSLHYHTHATTHALPQQPPLTYPNWVPFTHFG